In Glycine max cultivar Williams 82 chromosome 15, Glycine_max_v4.0, whole genome shotgun sequence, the DNA window aagtgcattttatatttcaaaagaattaaatccaatagaaattaaataaattctttcGGTGTAACTGCAAGCCTGCAACAATATTCACCTAAATTTAAGCAAAATTAAGTTAAGGGAAAAGTAGAGTATAGTTATACTCTTTTTTATAGATCACATTCACTATTTGAATATGAAATCTCTAGTGAGAAAACAGCTTCACACCAGCTGATTCATGTGTGTATTCAGTGATAAATTATACCTTTTTTTATGTAGTGATAAACTATACTTATACTTAATACAATCTTCGCTATTTAACATGTTTGCCTTTGCATTAAAGTTAATGAAATCCGccaattgtttttcatttttgttacttctaatttaatattacaacAAAAGGGTTTAAACGTTATCTATTTTCCCCTAATTATCATAGTTTATCTCCATTATATTTTCTTCCCATTCAACACATATAATAGAAAGAACTACCtatagttaaaatatatttacaaaataaaactaatcttattttttaagaccTAAATTTCCAAATATTGATTATCAGTTTTATACGTTAAGAAaatcatactttttttaaaatacatttttttctacttaattatatttttatagaaaaaaaattcattacttatatttaaaaatctactaaattagaataaattatattagtaaccaaattatttttttaaaataatagtgaCACCAAATAAATAGCAACCGAcaaatattgaagaaaaattgcttttaatttttttaaaaagtgagagaaaaagaatttcatattgtGATGATAGTTATtaccctaaaaaataaattttgacaaaAGTTGCCTAATACaacttgatatattttatttgttttgttagaTTGACAATATAATTAACATAGTGGTATATCCAGAGGTGTGCTTAAAGTCAGAAACacgttattattataattattttcttaaacaaaagCCAAAAGCACATTAAAACTTCACAAACAAATGTAAGACAACAATAGTAGTTCCCCTTCCCATTTTTCTTCAACTAAACACTAAACTAAATGAATCCACTCCAGCTAATTGCAGCTGAAATTAATTCTCCAACAACTGAATTGTAGTTTATCAAACCgtagaagtgaatgaagaaattatagggaacaataaaTCTGTCATTTGAATTTAACTCAAATTGGTGATATAAAGTTTATGGAGGAATTAATTAAGGTTAGCTAGAATGTTTGATAAAGTCTACTAGTTTGTATAAAAAACTTCATAAAATTAGTATATAATGGCAATGTCttgattgttttattttattaataagggATTAATGGGTTATTctatgggagaaagaaaaaggaaggcaaaaaaagaaaacagtgAGACCAAGCAAATATAGCTAGTAATTAACGGAGAACAAGTCTTCAAAATAATGAAGACCACTTTTTGTTTTCCCCCCATCTTGCAAGCTGTTTTGGCCTCCTTCTACTGCTACCATCCAAACAACTTTGTGCAACTTTGAATAGGGGACAAATGAAGAAAGCAACACATTGAACTGATTTAGGTAGTTGTCGTCCAAACATTTTGGTTGCACCTTCTTTTTTCCAAAGAAGTGGCAATGCCACTGTCCCAAAGACCCAAGTTGCATTTATAACACGGGTCAAATGTGAATCTATAACCACCGAAAGGGAAGAAAAATGTACACCAAAATGCACCAAATTCTAAGACAGCTGTAGATGCCTCATTCTCCACTGCATTAATGAGCTTTACTTTGTCGTTTCACTCCATCTCTTTAACCAATGCCTTCAAGCTAAtccataaaaatcaaatttgaaaatatcgCTTTGTTTAATCTTGATGTAATATTATGGCCTTTCattttttcaaacatttattGAAAGCTTTGACACCTAATTTTCCTTGCGTGAGTTTTACCCACAAAAGTGCATAATCCAAAATAATCAGTCCTATAGTATTACTTTTccatataatttttcaatacaCTTTTCACAATCCTTttatctcttctctctttttttttttttcctattcttGTTCATTGTTatgaaaattattacaaaaaaatgtcgtaaaaataataaaactccaaaaaaatatgaaatatcatTGTCTCTTAGGCCTAAATGCATTTTTATTTGGTTGAACATTGTGTTGGAAGAAAACACACCTCTTTATTACATAAATTTTCAAACAACTaaagaaaataatcatatattgATTTGTTTAAGGTATTTTAGAcccacatttatatatatatatatatatatatatatatatatatatatatatacatttatatatatatatatgatttcgAATTCGTTTACCGTGATTCTTCAATGCATTATCAACGTAGACACAGTGTTATTATGTGAGACTCGTGTTGTGTGTCGTCAATTGTATAAAGAGGATTGAATCAGATGAAGACAATGATCATAAATGGTCGGACATATATCGGTCTAGCTAGCTTTGACTTTATACACTCCTATTGGGTAAATCTGAACAGTAAAAGGATTAAAGGATGAATTTGTTTACccatttagacaaaaaaaataaaaaattactcaacTAGCCACCTTTCCCCTTTATTTACCCAACTAGCAACCTTTCTTGTTTAAGGTGTGAATTCGGTAATAGCAAATCCGAATACACACCccctccttttatttttattttaacaggtTAGGAATTCGGGTGTGCAAAACCCGAATTCTgaccctgttttttttttaatgtatttgaaataaaatatttaataattaaaagtaagaaaaatttcaataatatattaaattattgtatttgaaaacgtttataaataataaaatttactaaaaaaattaaaaaatagaaatagaattttcttttcttttgtaaattattaacattttttttactctttttcttttcttcatatttctCACATGTGCTTTTTAGCTTAAAAGGTTGGTCTTTCGGGTTTAAATTTGAGTAAAGATATTAATTAGGCtgctttgtttgatttttttttcttttttaatatagaaggattttttttaaaaatcggaaaaatatatacattaataGAAGGTACAAGGGGTACCTAGAATCCATCTACATACCCCAAAGTTTTAATAGAGAAGGGTGTTTTGGTTAAGAGAACTAATTAAACTACCGAAAAGAATcttataatagtaataaataagcTATATTACGATTCAGTAGCTCTTAAAAATACTGTTCAAATGCGGGGAAAAGGAAACGACTTATGTTGAAGAAACATCCTAGGGAGGGAATCTAGATCAACGGATCGATTGTTTTGAGTTTGGGTCATCCACACAATTAAATCTAGGATGGAATGGAGACAAAACTTCAATTGAACAATTTTACATTACATTCCATTCTTATTTATCGTTTGTTATTTGGgctaaaaccaaataaaaaaaagtggctATTTCGGGATAGCGGGTCAAAcggattcttcttcttcttcttctttttcctatcAATTATGTGACTTTGAACCTTATGAGAGAGAAGTGCATAAATGTATCCGATCGAGCTTTCATGGTGTTAACTTTAAATTAGTCTTATTTCTTAATCTATTTCTAAAGAATCTGAAACTATATATCTTCATTTCACTgatattaactaataataatacgATTATGTAACCTCTAGCCTTTTTTATTGCGGCAAGCAAAGTATAATTATGTACAGAATATCGCTTATAGTACTCAATACTTCTGGAAAGTAAATCAATTCATCACCGAAGGCCCACAAAGCAGTATGTGTATTCTTCATGAACGTAAAGAATCAAACTTACAATGTCAATTGGAAGTGCGTCAGCAACTTCGTCATGGAGACGGgtgattatatataaatatgccCGGAAATAAAGCAGATAAATTAAGTGAAGTTAATGATCACTTAGTAGTATATGTTAATCAAATATTGGTGTGACCAGCTTAAGCTGTTCCATGAAGGTGCATGTTTTGATGGAATTTCGGATGGATCCAtgtttttcttccattatttttttttacagttttttgagaatttattttttgaatctggtccattttttttttatgttcaacCTTTATCTTTGTCACGTTTAATTGGTCGAACTTTGTGATAAACAGACTTTATAAATAGGATAAAGTGCTGTCAGTTTTATACCATCAAGACAGAAAAATACATCATCATCTATCTAGAGTGTGTAAGGGTCTGGAAAAATAAAACTACCTTTTGGATTCGTGCTTGCGTTACTTCGTGTTTAATATGCAATGGTGAAATGTATACTTGTGTTCTATTTTTTAGCTTACACGGTTTCATTTGAATatgacatttaaatttatttatatgtttaaatcaatatgtatatattaattacatgtttttcttttattctaaaatgtgttagttttgttaaaaatattaattaagaaaatttgaattcatgattttttttaatgagttgatcaatcttatatttttatgtacaTCGAAGTCACCATAAAACACATTCACGGGTAGGTCAATcctcatgcatgcatgcatgcaagCAATGGAATTTCGGTTTATTCTTTTCAAATTGTAGCCACCACCAAAACACATTCACGGGTAGCTCCATCAAAATAATGTGATTTGAGTAGGCAATTCATAGAGTCGGCACTGTCCCAATATGTTattcaagaaattcaaaatattgGAATTGGACAGTGGacacaggaaaaaaaagaaggtgaaaacgaagaaaagaaaagacagCAAAACCAAAATAAGTTAATCTCTGATGGAGTGCATaagataaaaattgaattcGGAATCTGCACAGTGGAAGAACCCGTGGACAAGGCAATTGACATGCCGAACATGGTTTGGAGTTTGCcacattttatgtttgtttagtAAGTTGTCTTAATTAATTTAGCAGTAAAATATTAATAGGCTGACGTATTTAGGATAAAGTTAAGTAACCTGGTTCCTTCCTGACCCACCCACCTAAGCTCACGGAGTCACAGAGTAGCCTCAGAAACCCAGGCACTAGCTGCATGCTAcgtttaatttactttattattcTGACTTCTCACTCTACTCTCTACTCTACCACTAGCACcatcatattaaattaaaagaagcaTGCAAGTGACGTCATCATCCTGTGGCCCATTCCAATGATAAATATCATGTACTCCctcttgtaaaaataattactttcatataaattaagaatgttaattgaaaatatttaaaattttatttattttaaataaaaaatgaaatcattttttaaatattatttatgatacttaatataatgaataaaataaaattcttaaatataaaattagaattaaatgaaaaatattttaagaattatattattaaataaaaataggaaaacatttttttggttgtATTGAGGAAGTACTAGCTGGTATGATAGGATTGGGAAGGTAAGAATTGCGTGTAGATTTGACCATGCATGGGACCCACTGAATTATCCACAGAAACACTTTTTATGGGGGGTTGTGAAGTGAATAAAAATTGTGCGTGTTATTAATCAAATCCAATAgcattgtgaaaaaaaaaatggtgcatGCGATGCCTGACGAGTGTCAACACTGACAGCGAATCAGAATCTCCCACGTGGACTCCTATGATGTTGACACGCTGCAGGATTTATCATTATAAATAGCCTCACTTCATCCACCCACAAGAAACACACTCTCACAGTCACAATGGTTTCTTCTAATTGCTACTATCTTGCATTGGTATGCTGCTGTGTTCTGCTGCTGCTGAACCCCACCGTGGGGGAGCAGGACGAGCAGAACTTGGTGCTCCAGTACCACAAAGGCGCGCTCCTCAAGGGGAGGATCACCGTTAACCTGTTATGGTACGGCAGCTTCACCCCAATCCAACGCTCCACAATCGTTGACTTCATAAAGTCGTTAAGCTCCTCCCCGGGGGCCCCACTTCCCTCGGTGGCATGGTGGTGGAAGACGACGGAGAAGTACAATGGGGGATCCACTACGCTGGTCGTAGGGAAGCAAATCCTGCAACAAACTTATTCCCTCGGAAAGTACCTCAACGGAACACAGCTACTCTATCTCTCCTCACGCTTCAACGACCTCAACGCCATCAACGTCGTTCTCACATCAAACGACGTCGGCGTCGACGGCTTCTGCAGGAGCCGCTGTGGGACCCACGGATCCATTAACGGGAAGGCCCGTATACCGTACATGTGGGTTGGGAACTCCGAGGCCCAGTGCCCTGGGCAATGCGCGTGGCCCTTCCACCAGCCCGCTTACGGCCCACAGACGCCGCCGTTAGTTGCTCCTAACGCCGACGTTGGGGTTGACGGGATGGTTATAAACATAGCCACGCTTTTGGCGGGAACCGTGACGAACCCGTTCAACGAGGGGTTCTATCAGGGTCCTCCCACGGCGCCGTTGGAGGCCGTTTCGGCCTGCACGGGGATTTTCGGGAGCGGGGCGTATCCGGGTTATCCGGGTCGGGTTCTGCTGGACAAGACGACGGGGGCCAGCTACAATGCGTACGGCGGCAACGGGAGGAAGTACCTCTTGCCGGCCATGTGGGACCCGCAGACCTCCGCATGCAAGACGCAGGTGTAAACGACTTGGCTCAATGAATCAAAGCTCTTGTTTGTTGTGCGTGACGTGTAAATTCATTTTCTACGTGGTCaatgttttaaatattgatataaataaacaatggaatagaatattcttattttcatttttaaatcttCTTACTTTACTTTTCTGAATTTCAGAAAGGTAAAACTGTTCGCTTTACATTTATTAGCAGGAATAAAAAAGCAACTTGTAAACCCAATATTCGACAAAGTATGTAGCACACAGAAATACAAGCAAGTGAAAGTTGAACTTCATTACATAGGTATGAGAATGTGTTACTATATAATACAAATAGTCATTACTTCATTGATATAGAACAGAGGGAGTAAATATTTAGCAGTACAACATAGGGAGTTTGAATTTTATTAcgtacaaaattttattatctcAACTAGGTGTTCTCTATATATCAGGTATTTTTAGGATTTTTCTATCATATTCTCGGATAATTGTCCAAGATACTCATTGCCTCTGCGTAAATATCTAACATTCAGGGTAGAAGTTGGattgttgttttaaaattatagcCAAAATCACCACCTATTGCCCTTGGTCAATTTTGTTTAAGTTGTGCAAGCTTCGcttttaaagttattattggagaaataatttaactttaattCAATGCCAATCTTTTTTCACAtcatcattcaataaaaaaacaaaaggagttACGTAAAACCATCTCgtatataataaatttcacTCGGTTGCATTATGATGTAAGTTGTACCttgaaactttatttattaCTCATTTACTCGAGTCGAGCATAAATACTACACACGTACTATCTCCAAACTTAAAAGTGCAAACTTGCAAGTACATACACCTGCAGTGTTTTGAACTGTCTTGTAACACTCATACAGCACAACTATTAATTGTGCCGACTATTTTAAGTTCTTATGAAACTCGGTAGAGTGGCTCCCAGTAGAGTATTTGTTCACTGTGCTCAAGAAAACTCAACACATGTTTGACCAGTATTGTGATCCAGGTACAAAGGAAGACAGACCCCCTCTTGTCTAAATTCCAAGTGATCGAGTTGAATTGAGCCTTCTCTTGCGCAACCTGTCCGCAATATTAAATGCAAGCTCGAGAGATTGAGAAGCATTAAGCCTTGGATCACAATGTGTGTGGTAGCGTGAGCTCAAGTCATCATAAGTAATAGTCCTTGAGCCTCCAACACATTCTGTCACGTTCTGCCCTGTCATCTCTAAATGAACCCCTCCTGGGTAGCTTCCTTCTTGATCATGCACATCAAAGAATGCCCTCAGCTCAGCCTATCAACATCAAGGAACACATGAATTTATCATCAGTAACAATAAACCTTGAATTATACTACAAAAACCAACCATTGAAACTGCAATAGAGCTAGATCttgaatgaaaacaataaagcaCAAACatcataaaaacataaacatatGAAAGTAATTCCTTCACTAAAAGCTTAGCTCCTTTGCATTTGGATATGGCACTATTTTCTTACATGTTCTCgagtaaattactagcaaacaATTAACTATTATGTGCAAGATCCATACACTCCAGGCTAAAACTGCATTAGAAGAATAGAAGGACAGAGGTGATCAACAATTTCTACCATCACCTTTATCCACATTACACCAAGTCACCAACAACATCACAGATTTTGTATTATTCATATCCGTGAACACTGGTGCTAGATTTGACGGAATTTCAGGGTTAGGAAAATTTTCTTGGAAATTCATGTGAAAGCAGTTGCCAAACAccaaataaaagaattatttcAGTACTAGGTGTTCTGCAGAATAAGTGCTTAGTGAAAGTGTGAGACAACAGAAACATCACAACAATACCCACCCACAGAAAAGATTCCAATGTTTCTCTAGAGTGTTGAAGATTTACGAGTTAAATTGCATGCTTTAGGAAAGTTGTAGCAGGAACATGAACTTTCAAATCAAACACTTCAGTAGGATAGAAAAACGACTTAGTAAAGACCAGATTTTATATGCCACTTGTGTATAGCCTAaatattgaatataaaatagGAACCAAGTATAAGTGAAAATTACCCTTATTGCATCAAAAGAGCGGGTTTTAAGTCCAGATGGAGCTTTAATGGTGTTCCCATGCATGGGGTCACTAACCCAAGTGACAATTTGACCTGCTCTGCGAACTGCCCTGATAAGATGTGGAAGCTTCACTCGCATATTCTCAGCTCCCATTCTAACAATGACTGTAATTCTTCCAGGCTTGTTTTTAGGGTTCAGAATATCTATCAGCTTAACAAGTTCATCGGGAACCATCTTATCACTCACCTGAAAACCAAGTAGCATTTCAGTAACACCATTCTTTTTTGTCAGCGGTGCATTAACTATTGCCAAAAGCACCTAGGCCCTTCAGATGGGATTGCAGATTAGGTACTTACGCAGcatatcaaaatataattataactacTAATCAAGCCAAGCTTATGCAGATGTAATTTTGACAATGGAAggaaaaataattgtatattgtatacaaaataaataaataaacaaaataatgcaTATGAATTATGAAAGACCATGGGCAAAGAGCATTTTATATGCACCTTGATGCCAAGTGGATTAGCAACTCCTCTCAAGAATTCAACATGAGCACCATCAAGTTGGCGGGTACGTTCCCCAACCCATAGCATGTGAGCTGAGCAATCATAATGAAGCCCAGTAGTAGAATCCTCCCTAGTAAGTGCTTGCTCATAAGGGAGAAGCAAACACTCATGGGAGGTCCAAAAGTCTGTTGTACTCATGATGGGATGGTCGGCTGTGAGCCCAGCAACATTCATGAAGCCAAGAGCCTCATCCACTCTATGGGCTAATTCACGGTACCTGTTGGCCATTACCAAAAAAGAACTGATGTTATAAAAGTTGAGGAATTCCTAATACAGCAATTCCAAGAACAAACAGTGTTGCAATATTTGCAGAAAGCACAAAAGATAAAGCATATATGGATTAGTTCAACCTAGTTGGAAAGGATCACTACAAAAAGATTGGAGCAATTGTAATTTTAACATTGTGTGAAAGGGAAAAAAGGTAATACATAATACTGTAAATAAAATCCCGTCCAGATTTTCTCTCAATCTCACTACTTTGAAAGAGTACAAGACAAGAGCCAGTGAGAATACCTCCCATTATAATGTCATCACTGCATTGAGTTCGTTCATTTCCAATTTTTCCACTCTTTTTCTGATTTTCTTCCTAATATCTAAAATAAGGGAAAATATCTAATATCATTCCCAATTTCCATTCCCCCTTAGTCTTCTACTATCTTTTGAGCAATATGGAAAGAGTCAGTTCAATTTTCAAACACCATCCATCCAAAACATTTCAAATATACAAGAATAAGAATTAATAAACACTGACGAGTCAAAATCCAGAAATAGATTTAGAAATGGCTAAAAATTATGCCTGTCTCCCTGTTCACTATGCTCCATGAAATCAAGATTCCATTGATTAACCCTTTGCATGGCAGCATAACCTCCCGTGGCAAATGCCCGCAAAAGGTTCAGAGTAGACACAGATTGGCAGTAGGCTCTTATCATCCTCTGTGGATCGGGGATTCTAGATGCCGCGTCAAATGCATCGCCATTCACATTATCACCCCTGTAACTCGGGAGCGTCACTCCATTCTTCTCCTCAAATGAATCGGATCTCGGCTTTGCAAATTGACCTGCCATTCTCCCCACCTGAATCACCATATCCAACAATTGAAGAATGTCATCCTCATccatcataaaattttaaaaccagTAATATGTGAGACTATCTAATCATTACTCAATGGAAGAATTTGATCAACCACAAATCACAATACAAGACACCCTCCTCTTCCTCCAAGTCAATAATCTCACAAGGCAAAAGCCAAAGCTTCAAATAACTGAGCAAGAATTTGATTAACCCCACCACAACACAATACTCTCTTAGAATTTGAGTTTGGGCTTAACTCAACTCTAAAAATTAGTTCATAGAGTGAGGATTGCCACCAACTTCTATTCTCTATTTTGGTCATATCACCCCTCATGCAGGGTCAGAACATCTTGAGCATAAAGTTTGCAAGACTAGACATTTACTGATGGTGGATAGCACAATGAGCCCAACAACTATCATTATGATAGGCTTTGATACCATCTTACAATTCATCTCATATCACTAGTTAACATGACATCTCTAAcactcatttttttcctaaaggAAGGTTCACTCCTACACGTACCCAAATATCACTCAAAATACAAATCTATCAGACAGAgaattaacaataaataaataaaaaaaaaatttttagaTGACCGAATGAAATAATTGAAAAGATTGACCTTGATAACGGGCATTTGGCCACCGAACATGAGGACCACACCCATTTGAAGGATGACACGGAAGGTGTCACGGATGTTGTTGGCAGTGAATTCCTTGAAGCTCTCGGCGCAATCACCGCCCTGAAGGAGAAAAGCGTTCCCCATGGCAGCCTGAGCGAGCTTCTCCTCCAGATTCCTCGCCTCGCCGGCGAAGACGATTGGGGGAAAAGAAGAGAGGGTTTGGAGGACTAGGTCCAATTCATTCGCATCTGGGTACTCCGGAAGCTGAAG includes these proteins:
- the LOC100788174 gene encoding protein EXORDIUM-like 2, giving the protein MVSSNCYYLALVCCCVLLLLNPTVGEQDEQNLVLQYHKGALLKGRITVNLLWYGSFTPIQRSTIVDFIKSLSSSPGAPLPSVAWWWKTTEKYNGGSTTLVVGKQILQQTYSLGKYLNGTQLLYLSSRFNDLNAINVVLTSNDVGVDGFCRSRCGTHGSINGKARIPYMWVGNSEAQCPGQCAWPFHQPAYGPQTPPLVAPNADVGVDGMVINIATLLAGTVTNPFNEGFYQGPPTAPLEAVSACTGIFGSGAYPGYPGRVLLDKTTGASYNAYGGNGRKYLLPAMWDPQTSACKTQV
- the LOC100789764 gene encoding phospho-2-dehydro-3-deoxyheptonate aldolase 2, chloroplastic is translated as MAVASSSSLITLKVKPCIFGSPRRSAVVRNCAKSTAGTISTSWSLDSWRAKKALQLPEYPDANELDLVLQTLSSFPPIVFAGEARNLEEKLAQAAMGNAFLLQGGDCAESFKEFTANNIRDTFRVILQMGVVLMFGGQMPVIKVGRMAGQFAKPRSDSFEEKNGVTLPSYRGDNVNGDAFDAASRIPDPQRMIRAYCQSVSTLNLLRAFATGGYAAMQRVNQWNLDFMEHSEQGDRYRELAHRVDEALGFMNVAGLTADHPIMSTTDFWTSHECLLLPYEQALTREDSTTGLHYDCSAHMLWVGERTRQLDGAHVEFLRGVANPLGIKVSDKMVPDELVKLIDILNPKNKPGRITVIVRMGAENMRVKLPHLIRAVRRAGQIVTWVSDPMHGNTIKAPSGLKTRSFDAIRAELRAFFDVHDQEGSYPGGVHLEMTGQNVTECVGGSRTITYDDLSSRYHTHCDPRLNASQSLELAFNIADRLRKRRLNSTRSLGI